Within Chitinivibrionales bacterium, the genomic segment TAGTTTATAAAATAAAATTTTACTATATATCAAAAAACAAAACAATAGCTCGATCGATTTATTTCTTTGAGGGGGTCCTATGCCTCAGACAGCCAACCGAAAACCTATCGGTAATTTTTTCATTAAAAAGCCTCTTCAAATGCGGCTGATTTCAAAAATTGTTCTTGCGGTTATCATTTCGACACTTGTATGCTCCGGAACCCTGCTTTTCACCTACTTGCTGAAATATCAGAGTACCGCCTTTTATCGGGTGATTCTCGATCATAACATGGATATCCCGCCGCGGGAAAATATCATCTTCATCATTTTGCCCAGCCTTCTGATCAGCGCGGTGGTGAACATTCTGGTCGCAGCCGTTATCGGCTTGTGGGCCTCACGAAAGTATGCAGTGCCGATCTACAAACTCGAACAGTGGGCCGACCTTCTGAAGGACGGTAATCTGACTGCCAAACTCCGGTTCAGGGAAAAAGAGGAATTTAAAGAACTCTCCTCCCACTGCAACAAGCTTAGTGAAAATCTTCGAGAAAAATTTCTTGAAATTAAAACGAGTTCCGATTCGCTGAAGGAGCGGGTGGAGGATTCCGAGGAGTTGGCCCATATCGACGACGTACTGGAAGGTCTGGAGCTGGAAACGAAGCCGATCGAAGTCCATACGACGTTTCATCGCATAAAGTCGGCCGGAAACCAGGGACCTACCCCGCCTTCCGGAAATAAGGCGTAAGCAGGTTTTCAACATAGTCTGCAATTGCAAGCGCCGAGGTGAGTCCCGGCGATTCGATACCTGCCAGATTGACAAATCCCGGCAAGGCGCGTGCGCTTTCTTCGGCAATGATAAAATCCCGAGACGGTTCTTGAGGTTTCTGAAGTTTGGGGCGGATCCCCGCCATGTCCGGTGACAGATCATCGGGAGAAATAAAGGGGAGAAAACGCGCCGCGCTTCGAATAAAATCTTCTTTGTGACCCGGATCGACATCATACTCCAGCGAATCAACATAGAATGCATTGGGTCCCATTTTTATGGCGCCGTCAAGGGTGAGGACCGCATGGAGGCCCAGACTGATTTGAGTGGGAGCAGGATAGACAAGATGAGTGAGTTTGCCTTTATGACGGTTTGAGACGCTGAAATATTCTCCTTTGCAGGGATGAATTCTGTAGCCGCACGAATCGATATCAAGCCCGGCCATCGATGCAATCCTGTCCGCATGCACTCCGGCGGCATTGACAACCATGCGTGATCGAAAAGCAAAATGTTCCCCGTCAACATCCTTGATATCAAGAGAATACCCATCTTTCTCCCGGCTAACCCCCGCTACAGAACAGTTATAGGCCACAACCGCGCCCTTATCGCCGGCCTCCCGCTCCAGTGATTTCATGAGTGCATGGGTATCCACAATGCCGGTCTCTTTGCTTAAAACCCCCCCCTGTGCAGCAACATGGGGCTCCAGACGCGATATCTCAGCGCCCTCCAGCATGCACAACCCCTCAACACCATTGAGAAGCCCCTGATTATAGACCGCCCCGACCCTGTCGACTTCCTCCGTGCTTCCGGCAACCACCAGTTTCCCGGTCTTTTTAAAAGGGATATTCCTTTTTTCACAGTACTCATAGAGTAATCTGTTCCCGGCAACACACATCTGTGCTTTCAGAGAACCTGAGGGATAATAGAGCCCGGCATGAATGACTTCGCTGTTTCGCGAGGAGGTTTCCCGTCCGAAGCCGTCATGACGCTCCACGACGACAATGTCCCGCTCCGAACGGGCAAGTCGTCGGGCTATCGCCAGACCCACAACTCCTGCTCCAATGATAGTAATATCGACCTGTTCCATGTATGATTCCGATGAGAGGGGGGTAGATTATGGGAATAAACCGTTTGCATTATCCCCATTAAAAAACCGAAAGAATGGAATGTACCTCTCCTGCAGGTGTACAATCCGCTCTTTCGGTAGAAAGCTGCCTGAAAAAAAAAATTAGAATCTTATGGAAATCAGAAGCACCTCTGCCAGTCTTTATACTGCTTGTCCTTTTTCTTCATCCATTCATCAAGATCGGGCGGGAGATCACAGAGTTCATTTTCTATCAATTCACAATAAGCCAGCGACATATTCATAATCGACAATGGCAGGGTCTCGAGACGATTTCCCTTGAGGTACAGCTCCTTGAGCCCGGTCATCGACGAAATATCTTCGGGGAGACTCTTGATCTTGTTATTCTGCAGGTGAAGGTACCAGAGCTTTTCCATGCCTACCACCTGCCCGGGAAATTCGTACAGCGAATTATTGCCCAGATCGAGCTTTTCCAGCTCGGTGAGGTTGGCAAACGACTCGGGCAGCCTCGAAAGATCGTTGCCTCTGAGATCAAGATTTTTCAGTTTGGTAAGGTTACCGATCTCTGCAGGAATCGACATAAGCGTGTTATGAGCAAGATTAAGCGACTGAAGTTCCGATAATTTCCCGATAACCGGAGGTATCCGGTCCACGAAAGATTCAGCGAGATCCTTGGAACTCAAATCAAGATGCGTAATCCTTCCGTCTTTGGATTTTGTTATGCTTTCAATGCTGACACCGGTAATGCCATTGCTGTCCAGAATTGCCCGAATTACCGAAACATCTTCGAGATAATCTCCAGCCATGCCTGTTGTTGCCAGCGCAAAGACGACCAATAATATCATTCGCCTCACAGGTCCTCCTTTGTTGAGGTGATTATGTGCGCCACACCTTTCTCTTGTAAACTGCCCCTGCTTAGATAAATATATGATGCACATGCTAATATCAAGAATTTTCGATTGATATATCAATCTCACCGTTATTAAAATGATTTTACGCCTTTGCCTGGGCAAAATATTTATCTGTTTTCAGTGTAACCGAATTAAACCTGATTCGGCAGGGCTGTTCTTTTGACTCCAATATAATTACGATTCACCGCTAATCTGTAGTGATATTTTATTTGCAACAAAGGAGGCCGGACTGGCCGAACAATCGGTAATTCATTATATATCAAACGCTTACAGGCTCCGACGAATTACAAAAGTGTTTTTTCCATGACATGTTGACATTTTTTTCTTTTTCGGGTATAATTAATACATAAAAATGCTGGTATTTTAACAAAAATTTCAGTCTCCACCCGAGGCTGGGCCGTGAGTAAAAATTCTCATGGCCATTTTTATATATCTCCTTGTAGATAAATAAGATACATTAAGCATATTGATAGGTATATGTGTTAGAAAAGAAGTTCATGGAAGGTTTGATGCATGGCTATAGAACGAACTGAAACACCTCAATTCATCTATCTTTTGTACCGCAGAGAAGGTCATCATGATTTCGAAAAAATGAAAAAGGAGTTAAGCTGTTTTTCCAGCAAATTATCGGTGCCCAAGGATATTGTGCTGGACCTCAGCCACCTGAATACTATCAGCTCTCCCGAGATGGGAGCCATCGTACGGCTTGCGGCCGATTTGAAAGGGACTGGAAGGTATCTTCGCCTGATCCCGAGTCCGAAAATAAAGGGGGTTATCGAATCGAGTAATATCGGCAAACTCGAACATCTTGTTGTATACGGTAACCGTGAAGTATTTGTAAATCAACTTAAAAAGCTCAAATCACAGATGTCCTCCCCATCTGAACAAAGCAACGCCGGCAAATAAAATACCAGGACATAAATGGCCCTTTCTATACCATATAAAACTACTGTTGACTTTGATTTTTATTTTTTTCTTGACTGAGCCCCACCTCACATGATATACTTCATATTTACTGCACATATTTTCAAAGGCGAATGAGTCATGGAGATCTACACAAAACCCAATGGTAAGCATATAACATTCGAACTTGCAGGCGACATGAGAGGAAGGGATTTTGTAGACCTTCTGGAAAAGATGCGCGAATCCGCCTATCCAAAATGTATTGTCGACCTGAGCCGTCTTCATTATATCGACAGCCAAGGGCTTGGGGGACTGATTTATTCCAATAAAATTCTCAGCATGGCCGGCAAAGAGCTCGTCCTGGTATCGCCTCAGCACTATGTCCGGAAAATATTCAACGACTATTCGCTGGACCAGGTACTGAATATTGCCGACCCTGAACCGGTACCCTGTTAAATGCATTTAGCATTTTTATCCCCAAAGCGTTGACAATTTTTTTCTATCAACGTATTTTACAATGTCTTGAAATTGATATTTTCGCTAATCACTGCTCAGTAGCTCAGTTGGCTGAGTCCCGATCGCATCGGGATTAACCACCGGGTCGAGCAAAATTTGAAATAATGTACTGCTCAGTAGCTCAGTTGGCAGAGCAGGTGGCTGTTAACCACCGGGTCGGGGGTTCGAGTCCCTCCTGAGCAGCCAAAAAGGCCCTTGTTCCAAGTACAAGGGCCTTTTTTTTGTTATGATCTGCCTTTATCTAAAAGCCCCTATTATGAGCAAATTCACCGTCTATATCCTCTACAGCTGCAGCACCGATAAATACTATATCGGACACACCCAAAATCTCGAAGCAAGAATTCAAAGCCACAACGATTCCGATATATCACTTGGAAAGTACACTCGCAAAAACGGCCCCTGGGAACTCGTCTACAAAGAAGATTCATTCAATACCCGGTCGGAAGCTATTAAGCGGGAAAGGCAAATCAAAAGCTGGAAAAGCAGAAAACAGATTGAGCGGTTAGTATCCTGTTCCAGGTTCTCCATCGTACAGTAGTTGCATATAATTAGCCTGCACATGCTGCCTGTTTCCATCGTGTTACACCATCTCATCACCGAACTTCACTCCATTTCTTTACTCTGATTCTTATCAGCAGTAAACACTTTTCTAATTTTTTTCTTGTATATAAAGTTAATATTAACTTAATTTATTGCCGGAGGCTTTGATTTTGACTGGTGGTGTATTTACGAAATTATTTACAGGAGTGTTCAGTGGAAATTTACAAAACATGCTTATCGCCTGTCTACTATTCATCTTTCATTCCCCTTATATTATCAGGTAAAAGTGATCTGCCGCCTTGCGGTAGCAGGCATTCCGTTTTGTTCAAGGCTCATAATTGCCGTATAATTTTCTCGGCTTTTACAACAGAATATTTCAGAATAAATTCAAGGAGTAACCTGTGAAACGTTTATTGTCCGTCATTATTCTTTTTGCACCGCTGGTACTCTTCTTTACACCGGTTTTGGGAGAAGAAAAAGAAAAAACGGAAATTTCCGATTCAGTTTCAGTGAAAGACACCACTGCAAAAAAGCGACCGGCACAAATGTCCGAAAGCGACGATGATTCATTTCATGCAGCCGATTCGGTGACGCTCGACGGTGGGGTGGTTCGAAAAGAAACCCTCGAAAAACCGCCACCCACTCAGTCGGACAGCCTCAAAGAACCCGAAACTGTGCAATCCGACAGCCTCGCGGATTCGACTCTCAGTACCACCGATGAGATAAAAACGGAAATCCCTGAATTCGATACGGTCCCCCGGATGCTATCAATTTCGGTAAAGGTAAACAATATCGATCCTGAAGAAAAGTTTAAAATGAAGGTAGGCGATAATATTTCCGAAAATCACACCGCTTATTTTACCCTCATTGCCTCTTCCGTCCGTGCAGAATTCAAATATTCTGCAATTAAATCGATTCAGCGTATTAAAATCAATTTTCTCGGAGATTCACTTGTTCTCGACACGGCCGAATTCGACAAAATTGTGCTTTCAAAGTGGAGTTTCGATCCTGTGGGCGGTGAAATACGCCTGTTGCTCAAACTGCCGGATATAGGCTGGGACTGTGTACTTAAGGGAAAAGAGTTATTTAAATCCGAAGTGCCGGTAGTTAAATTTAACGGAGAAAAAATGCCCTCCCGTTTATCCACCAAAGATATGAATTTAAATATAAATAGGAAATCGCCCAACAAACTTACCATTGGGGCAACAGTGGATCTGCAGCAGACCGATATTACCTTGTCGTGCCCCGATCCTCTTGGGCCGCCGGAAATAACCTCCATAGAAGGCGGCAGAGGGAAAATCGTTCTCGATGAAAAACGGAAAATTGCCTATCTTGATGTTACTCCCCGTAAAAGCAGGATCAAAGCGGTTATTGTTACCGGTGTCAAATACGGTCAGCTTACCATTACCGACAATACGACCAACCGGATTACCGTAGGCATTACTACTACCGGTGTCGATACGGTCATGCTCAAGACCGACCGTCTTTTTGATGCCCGGCTAACCAAACGCGGTTTTCCACCCTACCGGACTGCAATCGAAACTCATTATGAAGATACGACGATCACGATTGCCTGGTCGCCACTCGAACAGCAGAAGATCGTTCTCCGCAGCATGGCGCTTCCGGGATGGGGGCAACGCTATTCGCAGCGCAATATCAGATGGTATATCTGGCCGGCCGCCCAAGGTGCGGCAGTGGCTGTCACCGGTATTTTTGCGCTTATTACCCATGCCTCATATGATAACTATAAAGAATACAATTCGAAATATCTGAGTGAACTGGATCAGAAAAAACGGAATGAATATTTCGACAAAAGAGAAAGGGCTGCAGGGGTCTACCGGTTTGCCCGCCCGGCAACGATGGTCTCACTGATTGCGGTTGGTGCAGTCTATGGGATCAATATTGCCGATGCCGCGTTTTTTTCTATCGGCCCCGATACAAAAGTCGCTCTGCAGCCCGGCCCCCGTTCTTTTGCCCTGGTACTCGATTTTTAACCGTTGGAGTAGATACAATGAAACAAAAGCTTTTTGTCCTGTTTCCGGTTGCAATGCTGTTTTTCGTACGATGTCTTCTGGAAAACAAGTTGCCCGACACGCTTCCGGTCTCGCCTTTCGATTCCAACCCCCGGATTGTCATTGATGCTGTTTCGCCGGATGAAATCGATTCGGTAATGACAACAAATACTCTTCAACTCACCCTGACGGCACCCCATAATGAAGATTTTATGGAATATCATTACAGTATTTCCCTTTCCGACCATAGTGGTCCTGAAGTGTACAGCTTAATTGCCAATCCATCGCATTTCATGGTCGGAGCTCTCAGCGAGACACTGCCGGGGCAATATTGGATCCTGAAAATCTACGGCAATTACCGCCAAAACACCCTTGCTTCCGATACAATAATAAAAACATTTCGGGTTGATGAAACCCGGCGGGTGTTTCAATTTTCACCCTCGATCGTAACGCTTTCCCGGGTTACGGGATCTCAGTTCTATCTGGATTTGATACTCGACCAGACCCCCGACACAATTATGAGTATGGAAATAACTTTCAACTATAAAGTCGACTCACTGAATCTGGATAGTATATCCATACTTCAAAGCGATTCACTGTATTATTTCAAGGCAGCAGAGGGTATGGCTGCCAAGGTGGAATCTCATAACAGCAAAATGGGAATCTGCACACTTACCTGCGGCATGCACAGTGGTAATACCGAAGGCATTGCCGGTTCCGGCAAAATTGCCAGGGCTTACTTTACGGCCCGCACAACGGGAACCACAAGCATTATCGTTTCTTCGGTAAGGCTTGCCGATATTCACAACCAGATCACGGCATGTGCCGGAAATAACGCTTATATCGAAATTCTCCCATAAGGAGCACTACAATGTACAGAATGAAATATCTGCTGGTATTATTAACTGCCGGAAATCTTTTTGCGCAGAACCACGCACCGTCAATTTCATCGGTGAATGTGACAGGAGGATACCATGCCGATACGGTTGCTGCGTCATTTATACTGGCCGACTGGGAAGGCGATGTCTGCACCCTCTCTGTTGAGTACTCTCCCGACAACGGTTCCGTATGGTATCATGCAACCGTAAAGGATTCGGTCTTTATCCCCAATCTCCCTTCAGAAACACTTCAGTGGATCAGCTTTACCGATATCGGCCTGATTGATGTCGACAGCGTAAAAATACGAGTAACTCCCTACGACAGCGATATTGGCACTCCCCGAACAAGCAATTCCTTTGTCATCAGAAATTTTTCAATGCACGACTACGATCCTCATGTTCCCCAAACATCGGTGACCAATGTCACGCTCAATTCCGATTCAATCACCACCGACACGGTAACCGGATCCTATCAATTTACAACTGCTTATGGCCGAAGCTGCTCGGTGCATGTCTATTATTCGACCGATAATGGCACAAACTGGACCCGTGGTCAAAGCGATCTCACTGTGGCAACCGAGAATTCCGGGGCCAAATCGTTCAAATGGTATTCCAGAGAAGATCTTCCCGATTATGAAGCCGACGGGGTTCAACTCAAAGTAGTACCGGTTGTAAGGGCCGACGGCAATACCGGGACGGGTACGGCATCGGGCAAATTCCTGCTTGATAATAAAGCCCCCGATTTTTTCTG encodes:
- a CDS encoding GIY-YIG nuclease family protein, producing MSKFTVYILYSCSTDKYYIGHTQNLEARIQSHNDSDISLGKYTRKNGPWELVYKEDSFNTRSEAIKRERQIKSWKSRKQIERLVSCSRFSIVQ
- a CDS encoding FAD-dependent oxidoreductase — encoded protein: MEQVDITIIGAGVVGLAIARRLARSERDIVVVERHDGFGRETSSRNSEVIHAGLYYPSGSLKAQMCVAGNRLLYEYCEKRNIPFKKTGKLVVAGSTEEVDRVGAVYNQGLLNGVEGLCMLEGAEISRLEPHVAAQGGVLSKETGIVDTHALMKSLEREAGDKGAVVAYNCSVAGVSREKDGYSLDIKDVDGEHFAFRSRMVVNAAGVHADRIASMAGLDIDSCGYRIHPCKGEYFSVSNRHKGKLTHLVYPAPTQISLGLHAVLTLDGAIKMGPNAFYVDSLEYDVDPGHKEDFIRSAARFLPFISPDDLSPDMAGIRPKLQKPQEPSRDFIIAEESARALPGFVNLAGIESPGLTSALAIADYVENLLTPYFRKAG
- a CDS encoding STAS domain-containing protein — its product is MEIYTKPNGKHITFELAGDMRGRDFVDLLEKMRESAYPKCIVDLSRLHYIDSQGLGGLIYSNKILSMAGKELVLVSPQHYVRKIFNDYSLDQVLNIADPEPVPC